The region TCGGTATCGAACAGGCCAGCGAGATGTGCCGGCGACTGCTCGACGAGGGCGTGCCGGGCATCCACTTCATCACCCTCAACCGGTCCACCGCGACCCGGAAGGTCTGGCATAACCTCCAGCTCGCCGCTCGGGTGTAATCCGGGCTGGCGCGCTACCTGAGCCGCCGCTGACAGGTTGAGTTGGGTGGTGGGCACACGGGTGAGACTGAGCTGGGACGACTACGCGGCCATCTGGGCGCGGCTACACGGGGGATTCGACCCCCGACTGGCCGCGCCGAGCGTACGCGGCTGGCTGCGGATGGCATACCGGATCGGTTATCTGCTCGCCAGGCTGCGGGTGACCCCGAGCGCGGTGACCGTGGTCGGCGTGCTGCTCTCCGTCGCCGTACCGGTGGCGGTGCTGCGTACCCCGACCGGACCGCTCATCGGCGCGGGCCTGGTCGTGCTCTCGGCGGTGGCGGACAGCGTCGACGGCGCGCTCGCCGTGGTCACCAACCGCTACAGTCGGCTCGGCTACGTCTACGACTCGGTGGCCGACCGGTTCGGTGAGGCCTGCTGGCTGGTCGCCTTCTGGTTGGTCGGTGCGCCGGGGATCCTGGTCGTGGCGGCCGGCGCGCTGTCCTGGCTGCACGAGTACGTACGGGCTCGTGCCGTCTCGGCGGGAATGAAGGAGATCGGCACGGTGACCGCCGGGGAGCGACCCACCCGGGTCTCGGTCGGGCTGGTCGGGCTGCTGGCGGCCGGGGTGACCGGTCTGATCCAGCCGGACCTGGCCGCCGGCACGATCACGGTGGTCAGCGCCGTGTGGATCCTGCTCGCCCTGTTCGGACTGGCCCAACTGCTGGCCGTCGTCCGCCGTTCCCTGGCCTGAGGTGCCAACGTCGAGCAGTGATCTGTCGATCGTGAGTCCCTCGCCGTGTGCGGCAATACCACTATTTGGTCAGGCATCCTGGAGAACTGACTGACCTGACTGTGAGTGAGCTGGTCAAGATGCGCGTCGGAAACACCGGCCAGGTGTGGGGTTGACGGCCAAAGATCCACAATGGAGGATGGCGCACGAAAACCGTGAGCAAGAAGAAGGAAAAGTATGCCAAAGCAGCAACGCTTGCACCCGATGCGGCGAATATTGGTCGCCTTCGCAGCCACAGTCGTGGCGCTACTCGGCTCCGCTGTGGTCGCCTCGCCGGCCCAGGCCTACTGCGGATGGGCTCCCCAGATAAACGGTGAAGGTTACGTCGTCTCCAACCATATGACGTATCTGCGAACCGGTCCACGCGCCGCGTGTTCGCACAACCTCGAGATCGGCGCTGGCAAAAAGATCTGGCTCCATTGCGAGTATCAGAACGAATACGGCAACGTGTGGTACTACGGCCGCCTAGAGGGCACCAATGTTTATGGCTGGATCTACGACGGGAACGTCGGCTACTACTATCATGACGATAATGGCAACGGACTCTACGAATTCGCCACGTGCTGATTTTTGTGGGTGTTGATTTGCTGCCGTAACGCACTCCGCTAAACGGCAAGTGCTCCGCATGGAATGTCCTGCGGCGGCGATCCTCATCGACCTCCTGAATCGACCTGGCCCCGCCCGCGACGAGTTGGCGGGGCCACCACCACTAGAGTCAGCACGTGAGTCAATCTCGCGATAGCGATGCCGGGTCAGATCAGAGTGGACGGCGGCGACCGCGAAGCCGGTGGTACATGCGGATCGTGCCGGTCGCAGTCGCCGTACTGGCGGCGATCCTGTTGGTTTCCGGGGTGCCAGGGGCGACCGTTCAGCGGACCATGGCACGGGCGGTGCCCTCCGGCGTTGCCCAGCCGGGTGCCAGCGGCAGTCCAGAGCCCACCGCCGCCACCCCCACGCCGACCCGGCCAGCCAGCAAGTACGCGGCCCGGCTGCCCCAGTTCTCGGCCCCGCCAACGCCGGAACCGGTCACCGTGCCGGACGGTCCGAACGCGGCCTGGTACCACCGGATCCCGACCAGTCAACCGGTGGCGTTCATAACCATCGACGACGGCTGGGTGAAGCATCCGGAAGCCCGGGAACTGCTGGCGGCGGCCGGGGTGCCGGTGACGCTCTTCCTGACCATCGACTCGATCAAGGACAACCCCGACTACTTCCGACAGCTCCAGTCGGACAAGGTGACCATCGAGGCGCACACGATCAGTCACCCGTCCCTGCGCGGCCAGTCGTACGCACTGCAACGCCGGGAGCTGTGCGGATCGGCCGACCAGCTCGGCAAGTGGTACGGCCGCCGGCCGATCTTCTTCCGGCCGCCGTTCGGCAACAAGGACACCACCACCCTGAAGGCCGCCCGGGACTGTGGCATGAAGGCGGGCTTCTTCTGGACCGAGACGGTGCACGAGGGCAAGGTCCGCTACCAGAAGGGAAAGACGGTCCAGGCGGGCGACATCCTGCTGATGCACTTCCGCCCGGCGTTCGTCGAGGACTTCATCGCCGCGCTCGTCGCCATCCACCGGGCCGGTCTGACCCCAGCCCTGCTCAGCGACTACGTACGTTGAGAACGGTCAACGCAGGAGAAAGCTAGTCTGGTTCCGAGACGTTGGCCGGCGGCAGTCGGGCCAGGTCCTCGGCGGACACCGGTCGTAGGGCCATCAGGTTCATCAACGGCCCGAGGCTCCACTGCTCCCGATCCGAGCTGTCCCGACTATCGGCGGCCGAATAGCTCGTCACAGTGATCTCATAGGGGGCATCGCCCAGGCAGAACTCTACGATGCTCAGCCGGTCATCATATGAAGGCTCGATCAGAACCCGGTCGGTCGTACCGTCGCACCTCTCACGGCCCCGCGCGGGCTCGATGACGACTCTCAGGGTGGGCCCGGTGGAGGTATCCGCCCTGTGGTGATCGGAGAGGACGATCGCAACGCTGTAGTTGCCGGCACCGGCGCGCACGGCGTGGAATCCGGGCACATCCACCATCACCAGCGGTACGCCAACCGCCCGAAAGTCGTCGGCCCGCCAGGCGACCTGACTGAACCGTTCGACCAACACGGCTCCAGTCGGCGCGACGACTATCGCCAGCGCCGCCAGCAATGCCCGCCGGGCGCTGACCGGACGGGCCGCCATGGCCAGGGCGAGGTGCACCACGAGCACGACAACCGCCCAGCAGATCGCGATCGCCCACTTGTCCCGGGCCTGCCCGCCCGCCGTCACTCCCATCGGTATCACCACCATGGAAGCAAGGGGGACGAGCAGGTGCACCGGGTGGGAGCGGCGGCGGCCAGCCAGCAGAAGGACCACGACCGCCAGTACGGCGGTGGTCACCACTCCGGCCAGCCACAGGACGGGAATCGGGAGAGGGGAACTATGCCAGTCCTCATCGGTGAGGCGTAGGGCGACCACGACAACAGCCAGCGCACTTACCAGCCCGCAGGTGAGCCCCTCGACCAGCCGGCGCCGCCAGGTGCTGGGGGTCGTCGTACGCGGTTTAGCCATTCATCGATGTTCGCAGACGCCCCTCATCCGTGCCTCCCCGCAGCATCCACCACGGTGGGGCGGGTACCGGCAACGGAGCCCACGCACAGTCAGCGGAGTACAACAACCGTCAGCGGTGCCGCGTCATTTCGATGCCTTCACTACTG is a window of Micromonospora polyrhachis DNA encoding:
- a CDS encoding CDP-alcohol phosphatidyltransferase family protein: MVGTRVRLSWDDYAAIWARLHGGFDPRLAAPSVRGWLRMAYRIGYLLARLRVTPSAVTVVGVLLSVAVPVAVLRTPTGPLIGAGLVVLSAVADSVDGALAVVTNRYSRLGYVYDSVADRFGEACWLVAFWLVGAPGILVVAAGALSWLHEYVRARAVSAGMKEIGTVTAGERPTRVSVGLVGLLAAGVTGLIQPDLAAGTITVVSAVWILLALFGLAQLLAVVRRSLA
- a CDS encoding polysaccharide deacetylase family protein; amino-acid sequence: MRIVPVAVAVLAAILLVSGVPGATVQRTMARAVPSGVAQPGASGSPEPTAATPTPTRPASKYAARLPQFSAPPTPEPVTVPDGPNAAWYHRIPTSQPVAFITIDDGWVKHPEARELLAAAGVPVTLFLTIDSIKDNPDYFRQLQSDKVTIEAHTISHPSLRGQSYALQRRELCGSADQLGKWYGRRPIFFRPPFGNKDTTTLKAARDCGMKAGFFWTETVHEGKVRYQKGKTVQAGDILLMHFRPAFVEDFIAALVAIHRAGLTPALLSDYVR